A stretch of DNA from Triticum dicoccoides isolate Atlit2015 ecotype Zavitan chromosome 2A, WEW_v2.0, whole genome shotgun sequence:
TGTTCTTTCTTTGGCATGCAGGGGAACCGATGTGAGCATAGAGAACTTGCATGACGGGTTCACGCACGTCTTCGAGTCCACCTTCGAAAGCACAGAGGGAGTCAGGGAGTACGTTTACCACCCAGCACACGTCGAGTTTGCAACTGATTTCTTGGGTTCAACGGAGAAAGTCCTCATAATCGACTTCAAGCCGGCAGCAGGCAACTAATGGTTTCGGCCAAGTGAGACACTCTGAGCTTCTGTTGCCGCCTGCCTTACCGGTGTTGCTTGTTTTTGTGTTTGTGTTCGCATTTCATCTGGTATTCACAAGTTATGTACCTTGTGCTAAATAAATCCGTTCGACCGGTTGTGTCTGTTGAGAATAGTGGCTGAATTTGGTGTAACTGTGTTCTGACCTTTTGTAGCACTTAATAATCAGTATTATGTGTGAAAGGTTCTCTTAGTTACTGCCATCCTTTTTAATTCCATATTATCCAGATGTATACTGGTTGGCCGTACAAATCATTAAGTTGTTATGTGCCACAATATTATATACTTTGAACTgcatgcaaaaacgtcttatatttagttCCAGAGGTGGTACCTATTTACATGTTCACTGTAATATATAAAACGCCAGCAGATTCAGCAAACCATGTCAATGTACGAGAGATAAACCGGGAAAGCGGATCAGTCTTGTTGTATTTATCTGTTGTAGAGCCGTAAAGGTATATATATGATCTTTACAATTCCTCTTTGCCAATAAAGCTACTGACAATTGCAACATATATGAAACACAACAACTAAATACAACCGAAACAAAATTACAACACACATGATGGCCTTGTGAGTTACAGCTccatcgaattaattcgaacaattATGTGGCGAAGACGACTCCAGTACCAGAGCAGAGATAACTGGTGACCGCCATATGTAGGCAAAATTTATACTGTTATGTATTTCAGCATAGATGAGCGCACATCCTCCATGAAAGCCACAGCCTCCTCCTGAAAAGTAAATACAAACACACAAGTTTAGAACAATAGTAAGTACAGGATCAGAGATCCAAAGCATTGCTAATTTATTAGGTTCTCCTTATTATAAAGGCCAGGGGCAGCACATCACCTGGTTACTCGTCTTGGCGCTCGCTATGTTCTCGTCAAGAAGCGTCAATATGGACATGTTGAGCTCGTTCCGTTCGACCATGTCGAGCAGCTGCGCAACACAATTCACAATTACAAAAAACTCAGCAGGTTCATACATACTCCTAGATAAGTGACAGCATTTTTGAGCTCTTGTTGTTTCAGATATTACAGTTTTCTTCCTATCTTTGGATTGC
This window harbors:
- the LOC119352842 gene encoding stress-response A/B barrel domain-containing protein HS1-like, which produces MAAAAGAGSGGGGVVKHLVIVKFKEDVTPERLAGLIRGYAGLVDKVPSMKAFHWGTDVSIENLHDGFTHVFESTFESTEGVREYVYHPAHVEFATDFLGSTEKVLIIDFKPAAGN